The proteins below come from a single Tachysurus fulvidraco isolate hzauxx_2018 chromosome 13, HZAU_PFXX_2.0, whole genome shotgun sequence genomic window:
- the LOC113638809 gene encoding spectrin beta chain, non-erythrocytic 4 isoform X3, translated as MEKMLMVGDSTCDDTQQLHKKWLKHQTFMAELTQNKEWLDKIQKEGERLIVEKPELSTTVQRKLSEIRECWLDLENSTQAKALQLFENDRAQQIAQNYSRLNERVQQLELQLIHCDHGHDLTSVNKQLKKLQVMERQMEEWCNEVCDLQLQSSSLPEEYVITDKVSERQAEAEARIIHLIEHLKERRRILLASKEVHQVRRDLQDEIMWVQERLPLVTSQESGSSLQAVQQLMKKNQSLQRELESHRGHLEEVMDRATMFSSVRTSEAEYVSALMEDLHSLWGTLWAETERKQLHLDSMYQAQQYYSDIVEVEAWLSEQELHMMNEEKGKDELSTLQLLKKQISLEQTIEDYAETIGLLSQQCRQLLELGHPDSEQISKRQSQIDRLYVSLKDLVEERKCRLEQQYWLFQLHREVEELEQWIAEREISASSTELGQDYEHVTILQEKFSEIASETGSVGQERVMAVNQMVDELIDYGHADAAVIAEWKDGVNESWAELMELMETRAQMLSASHQLHKFFTDCREVITQIADKHRRLPEVRDGQDGTTNTSSLQRLMNTFEQDIQLLVGQVRQLQENAAQLCTVYAGEKAEAIAMQEYEVMQAWKELIMSCEECRVHITTASDKLRFFSVVRDQMIWMDSIICQIGTGEKPRDVSSVEVLMNYHQSLKSEVEARNKSMVQCIEMGKTLLAARNPAAEEIKEKLEKVLAKQRELTEKWDKHWQELQHMLEVHQFAQEAAVAESWLSSQETFLVSQELGGSVDEVEQLIHRHEAFRKAAASWEERFSSLRRLTTVEKMKAEQSKLPPTPLLGRKVFLDPQDSSPARSSPSSLHKQTIYEQGDYWSERNMSQPSPPPGSRRIVSTVSNYTPIVSASVTPRIQEVRTTAVLGVAAGLGMPTELKCTQIKPIRETVRPQIDVNVMAEVVLQEPGCSGGSRSELQVEQQRPHVKDLRMERQLSNEQLIQARRDELPQEVWRERAERERRLERQTSSEQEVYETRKKDRHRLERQESSEHETAKEPTDRRSGGGEKRSTLADIVEQLQEREAAQARGEIPRLPNGVPEKSSRSDRPRARDRPKPRRRPRPKDGAQGETRRSRSAPAQSSSSVPQPPSHHAQREGFLFRKLDIESQKKSSNSRSWVNLYCILNKGEIGFFKDSKNTTSAYNNEPRLSMSNCSCDINLGYKKKKNVFTLKTKDGSEFLFHAKDEDDLKGWISSISMSINEHEEIAKWGQSHPTTSSTDEGTRREGSRAEKSDRADRGSERSDKGEKMEKKSGKKK; from the exons ATGGAGAAGATGCTAATGGTAGGTGACTCTACTTGTGATGACACTCAGCAACTCCATAAGAAATGGCTAAAGCACCAAACATTCATGGCTGAACTCACACAGAACAAAGAGTGGCTCGACAAAATTCAAAAG gAAGGTGAGCGGCTAATCGTGGAGAAACCAGAGCTGAGCACCACGGTTCAACGGAAGCTCAGTGAGATTCGTGAGTGTTGGCTGGACCTGGAAAACTCAACGCAGGCCAAAGCACTGCAGCTGTTTGAGAATGACCGTGCACAGCAGATCGCACAAAATTACTCTCGGTTAAATGAACGTGTGCAGCAGCTGGAGCTGCAGCTAATCCACTGTGACCACGGCCATGACCTCACTTCCGTCAACAAGCAACTCAAAAAGCTCCAG GTGATGGAACGACAAATGGAGGAGTGGTGTAATGAAGTGTGTGATCTGCAACTGCAGTCCTCCTCTCTGCCAGAGGAGTACGTAATCACAGACAAGGTGTCTGAGCGTCAGGCTGAAGCGGAGGCACGGATCATACATCTCATCGAGCATCTGAAGGAGAGACGAAGAATCCTGCTTGCCTCCAAGGAGGTGCACCAAGTGCGCCGTGACCTGCAGGATGAAATT ATGTGGGTGCAAGAGCGACTTCCATTAGTGACATCACAGGAATCTGGGAGTAGTTTACAGGCCGTGCAGCAGCTCATGAAGAAAAATCAG AGCTTgcaaagagagctggagagcCACCGGGGGCATCTGGAAGAGGTGATGGATCGAGCAACTATGTTTTCATCAGTGCGCACGTCTGAGGCGGAGTATGTGAGCGCATTAATGGAGGATCTCCACAGTCTGTGGGGGACATTGTGGGCTGAGACAGAGCGTAAACAATTGCACTTAGACTCTATGTATCAAGCTCAACAGTACTACAGTGACATTGTGGAGGTGGAGGCGTGGCTTAGCGAACAAGAGCTGCATATGATGAATGAGGAGAAAGGAAAG GATGAATTGAGTACTCTGCAGCTGTTGAAAAAACAGATATCTTTAGAGCAGACAATTGAAGATTATGCTGAAACCATTGGCCTTTTATCACAACAGTGCAGACAACTACTGGAGCTTGGCCATCCTGAcag TGAACAGATCAGTAAACGTCAATCTCAAATTGACCGGCTCTACGTGTCTTTGAAGGACTTAGTAGAAGAGCGGAAGTGCCGGTTGGAACAGCAGTACTGGCTCTTTCAGCTCCATAGAGAGGTGGAAGAACTGGAACAGTGGATTGCTGAGCGAGAGATCTCAGCTAGCTCCACTGAACTTGGGCAGGACTATGAACATGTCACG ATCCTTCAGGAAAAGTTCAGTGAGATTGCCTCAGAGACAGGAAGTGTGGGCCAGGAGCGAGTGATGGCTGTTAATCAGATGGTGGATGAGTTGATTGATTATGGCCATGCGGATGCTGCTGTCATTGCTGAGTGGAAGGATGGAGTGAATGAATCATGGGCTGAACTGATGGAGCTGATGGAAACCAGAGCACAAATGCTATCTGCGTCGCACCAGCTTCACAAATTCTTTACCGACTGCAGAGAA gtgaTAACACAGATAGCTGATAAACACCGGAGATTACCGGAAGTGAGAGACGGCCAGGATGGCACAACAAACACTAGCTCACTTCAGAGACTCATGAACACATTTGAACAGGATATCCAGCTATTAGTTGGGCAG GTGAGACAGTTACAGGAAAATGCTGCTCAGCTTTGTACCGTTTATGCAGGAGAGAAGGCAGAAGCCATTGCCATGCAGGAATATGAAGTGATGCAGGCATGGAAGGAGCTGATTATGTCCTGCGAGGAATGCCGTGTGCACATCACCACTGCATCGGATAAACTGCGATTTTTCAGTGTAGTGCGTGATCAGATGATATGGATGGACAGCATCATTTGTCAGATAGGAACAGGGGAGAAACCCAG GGATGTCTCCTCTGTCGAGGTGCTCATGAACTACCATCAGAGCCTGAAGAGTGAAGTGGAAGCACGAAATAAGAGTATGGTGCAGTGTATTGAGATGGGAAAGACACTACTGGCTGCAAGAAACCCAGCAGCGGAGGAG ATTAAAGAGAAACTGGAGAAAGTTCTGGCCAAACAGAGAGAGCTGACAGAAAAATGGGATAAACACTGGCAGGAGCTGCAGCACA TGCTGGAAGTTCATCAGTTTGCTCAGGAGGCGGCGGTCGCCGAGTCATGGCTCTCATCTCAGGAGACATTTCTGGTCAGTCAGGAACTCGGTGGCAGCGTAGACGAAGTTGAGCAGCTCATTCACCGACACGAGGCCTTCAGGAAAGCAGCAGCATCCTGGGAAGAGAGATTCAGCTCATTACGCCGCCTTACTACG GTGGAGAAGATGAAGGCAGAGCAAAGCAAGCTGCCTCCAACACCCTTGCTGGGTCGCAAGGTATTTTTGGACCCCCAGGATTCATCTCCGGCACGTAGCAGCCCTTCATCACTTCACAAACAGACCATTTATGAACAGGGGGACTACTGGAGTGAGCGAAACATGTCTCAGCCATCTCCACCACCCGGCTCTCGGAGAATTGTCTCCACAGTATCAAACTACACACCAATTGTAAGTGCATCAGTCACACCCCGAATTCAGGAGGTAAGAACTACTGCTGTCCTGGGGGTTGCTGCAGGTCTTGGAATGCCCACAGAACTTAAATGTACTCAGATAAAACCAATTCGCGAAACAGTGCGCCCTCAAATAGATGTGAATGTAATGGCAGAGGTAGTGCTTCAGGAGCCTGGATGCAGTGGAGGCAGTCGTTCTGAATTACAGGTGGAGCAGCAACGTCCTCATGTGAAAGACTTGCGTATGGAACGTCAGCTTTCTAACGAACAGCTGATTCAGGCCAGGAGGGATGAGCTTCCACAGGAAGTATGGAGGGAaagggcagagagagaaagaaggctAGAAAGACAGACATCCAGCGAACAGGAAGTGTACGAAACACGGAAAAAAGACCGGCACCGGCTTGAGAGACAAGAAAGCAGCGAACATGAGACAGCCAAAGAACCAACAGACAGACGATCAGGAGGAGG AGAGAAACGGTCTACTTTAGCTGACATTGTGGAACAGCTTCAAGAGAGAGAAGCTGCACAG GCTCGAGGAGAAATTCCTCGCCTTCCAAATGGAGTTCCAGAGAAATCATCAAGGTCAGATCGACCCCGGGCTCGAGATCGACCAAAACCACGGAGACGGCCTCGTCCCAAAGACGGGGCACAGGGTGAAACGCGACGTTCACGATCAGCTCCAGCTCAAAGCAGCTCATCTGTCCCCCAGCCACCTTCCCATCATGCTCAGCGTGAAGGCTTCCTCTTCCGCAAGTTAGACATCGAGAGCCAGAAGAAAAGCTCTAACAG CAGATCTTGGGTGAATCTGTACTGCATACTGAATAAAGGTGAAATTGGTTTCTTCAAGGACTCAAAGAACACAACGTCTGCATACAACAATGAGCCACGTCTCAGTATGAGCAACTGCTCCTGCGACATCAACCTTGgctacaagaagaagaaaaacgtCTTCACACTTAA AACTAAAGATGGGAGCGAGTTCCTGTTCCATGCTAAAGATGAG GATGATCTGAAAGGCTGGATCTCGAGTATCTCCATGAGTATTAATGAACATGAGGAAATTGCTAAATGGGGGCAATCTCATCCAACTACCTCATCTACAGACGAGGGCACACGGAGGGAAGGCAGCAGAGCTGAGAAATCAGACAGGGCCGATCGCGGCTCTGAACGCTCGGACAAAGGcgagaaaatggagaaaaagagtggaaaaaagaaatga